One genomic segment of Primulina tabacum isolate GXHZ01 chromosome 9, ASM2559414v2, whole genome shotgun sequence includes these proteins:
- the LOC142556563 gene encoding glucan endo-1,3-beta-glucosidase, acidic-like: MGDLVPIYHQNSRSWNSTEPMESKECEVYEPNQATLRALQGSGIELMLGVPNVDLQSLQSDATDWVRTNVVPHFPNTRIRYIAVGNEVDPENPETSRFVPLVLPAMRNIYDALSVFNLQDRIKISTATFSALLMNTSPPSSSSFRNMSFMEPIVRFLEQTDAPLLANIYPYFAHISDTRNVPLPYALFTAPGIVVQDGVYGYRNLFDAMLDSMYYATERAGGPNVEIVVSESGWPSDGGVAANMANADAYYRNLVNHVGNGTPRRPGNEIETYLFAMFDENQKPGAQSEQHFGLFHPNMQIKYQVDF; this comes from the coding sequence ATGGGCGACTTGGTTCCAATCTACCATCAGAACAGCAGGTCGTGGAATTCTACAGAGCCAATGGAGTCCAAAGAATGCGAAGTTTACGAACCGAATCAGGCTACCCTCCGAGCCCTTCAAGGATCCGGCATAGAACTCATGCTCGGGGTCCCCAACGTAGACCTTCAATCCCTCCAATCCGACGCAACTGATTGGGTTCGAACCAATGTCGTCCCACACTTCCCCAACACAAGAATACGCTACATCGCGGTTGGAAACGAAGTAGACCCCGAGAACCCCGAGACCTCGCGTTTCGTCCCACTTGTTCTCCCCGCCATGCGAAACATCTACGATGCACTCTCTGTATTCAATTTACAAGACCGAATCAAGATCTCCACAGCTACATTTTCTGCCCTCTTGATGAACACTAGTCCTCCGTCGAGTTCGAGCTTCAGGAACATGTCGTTTATGGAGCCCATCGTTCGGTTCTTGGAGCAAACGGATGCTCCACTTCTTGCCAATATATACCCATATTTTGCACACATTAGTGACACTCGAAACGTTCCACTCCCTTACGCCTTGTTCACTGCTCCTGGAATTGTTGTCCAGGATGGTGTATATGGATACCGGAATCTCTTCGATGCCATGCTTGATTCCATGTACTATGCCACGGAAAGAGCTGGAGGGCCGAACGTCGAAATCGTGGTCTCGGAAAGTGGGTGGCCATCTGATGGGGGAGTTGCGGCGAATATGGCGAATGCAGATGCTTACTATCGGAATTTGGTGAATCATGTGGGGAATGGGACGCCAAGGAGGCCAGGCAATGAGATAGAAACGTACCTGTTTGCCATGTTTGATGAGAATCAGAAGCCTGGAGCTCAGAGCGAGCAGCATTTTGGGCTGTTCCATCCGAATATGCAGATCAAATATCAAGTAGACTTTTAA
- the LOC142555221 gene encoding ABC transporter G family member 12-like produces the protein MDIEISPPPPATFNGGQDLESGGVGGGETCLAWQDLTVMLPNFGSGPTKKLLNGLTGYAVSGRIMAVMGPSGSGKSTFLDSLAGRLSANLVTTGNVYINGSKRRTHDYGILAYVTQEDTFLGTLTVRETITYSALLRLPRNTTKQDINETIENTITETGLQDCADHTIGNWFSRGISGGEKKRLSIALELVTQPRLLVLDEPTSGLDSASAFFVIQALKNTACNDRTVLSSIHQPSSEVFALFDDLLLLSNGETVYFGEAKMAVKFFADAGFPCPSKRNPSDHFLQCINSDFDCINNITKKSGEESDTKKVPCLMSAEIRAKLLHNYQRSTIASRTRATIREIPITERHFLWKTSESKASWWKQLSTLTKRSFTNMSRDFGYYWLRIIVYIVVSICVGSVFHNLGNSYNSLLARGSCGGFVSGFMTFMTIGGLPSFIEEMKVFYKERQNGHYGVGVFILSNFISSFPFLVTLSFSSVSITYLMVKYHPGISHFMYASLDLLLAMAVVESCMMVVAAVVPNFLMGVMIGAGFLGIMMATAGFFRFIYDLPKPFWRYPISYINYMAWSLQGAYKNEMIGLEFEPRDPSPGLPKLKGEDFLTSVLGVSLKYSKWWDLAVVFGMLLAYRFLFFSILKFKERAGPIFQTFYVQRTLNQLKKRPSFRNPASFSSKRHQSFHSLSSQEGLDSH, from the exons ATGGACATAGAGATATCTCCGCCTCCTCCGGCCACGTTCAATGGCGGACAAGATCTTGAAAGCGGCGGAGTTGGAGGAGGAGAGACCTGTTTGGCATGGCAAGATTTAACAGTGATGCTCCCGAATTTCGGAAGCGGGCCGACGAAGAAGTTGCTGAATGGGTTGACGGGTTATGCTGTTTCGGGGAGGATCATGGCGGTCATGGGTCCTTCCGGTTCCGGCAAGTCTACGTTTCTTGATTCTTTAGCAG GCAGACTATCGGCGAATTTGGTGACGACGGGAAATGTTTATATTAATGGAAGCAAAAGGAGAACTCATGATTACGGTATTCTT GCTTATGTAACTCAAGAAGATACATTCTTGGGGACACTTACAGTTCGAGAAACCATCACATACTCAGCATTGTTAAGGCTGCCAAGAAACACAACAAAACAAGATATCAATGAGACTATAGAAAACACAATCACAGAAACAGGACTTCAAGATTGTGCTGATCATACCATTGGAAACTGGTTTTCGCGAGGAATAAGCGGTGGGGAGAAGAAGAGGTTAAGCATCGCCTTAGAGCTCGTAACACAACCACGTCTCTTGGTTCTTGATGAACCAACAAGTGGCCTGGACAGTGCATCGGctttctttgtgattcaggCTCTTAAGAACACTGCCTGCAATGACAGAACAGTtttatcgtcgattcatcagCCTAGCAGTGAAGTTTTTGCACTTTTTGATGATCTTTTACTGCTGTCAAACGGAGAAACGGTTTACTTTGGAGAAGCTAAAATGGCGGTAAAG TTCTTTGCTGATGCTGGATTCCCTTGTCCCAGTAAAAGGAACCCGTCGGATCATTTTCTTCAATGTATTAATTCGGACTTTGATTGTATAAACAACATTACAAAGAAATCTGGAGAAGAAAGT GACACAAAGAAAGTTCCTTGTTTAATGTCAGCGGAGATCAGAGCAAAGCTCCTTCACAACTATCAAAGATCGACAATCGCATCAAGAACACGAGCCACAATTCGAGAGATCCCAATCACT GAAAGACATTTCTTGTGGAAAACTAGTGAGAGCAAAGCAAGCTGGTGGAAGCAACTTTCAACGCTAACAAAGCGATCTTTCACAAACATGTCCAGGGATTTTGGATACTATTGGCTAAGAATCATAGTGTATATTGTAGTATCGATTTGTGTTGGTTCAGTCTTCCACAACCTGGGGAACAGCTACAATTCACTCTTAGCACGGGGATCTTGTGGTGGATTTGTATCAGGTTTCATGACATTCATGACCATTGGAGGCCTCCCATCATTCATTGAAGAAATGAAG GTATTTTACAAAGAAAGGCAGAATGGACACTATGGAGTTGGAGTATTTATTCTTTCAAACTTCATCTCGTCATTTCCTTTCTTAGTAACATTGTCTTTTAGCTCAGTATCCATCACATATCTGATGGTGAAGTACCATCCCGGTATCTCACATTTCATGTACGCTTCACTCGACCTACTTTTAGCCATGGCAGTGGTCGAGAGCTGCATGATGGTCGTGGCTGCCGTCGTTCCTAATTTCCTGATGGGAGTCATGATCGGGGCCGGTTTTTTA GGGATTATGATGGCTACAGCTGGTTTTTTCCGATTCATTTACGACCTTCCAAAACCATTTTGGAGATATCCGATTTCATATATAAACTACATGGCATGGAGCCTGCAG GGTGCATACAAAAACGAAATGATCGGACTGGAATTCGAACCTCGTGACCCCAGCCCTGGCTTACCAAAACTGAAAGGAGAAGATTTCCTCACATCCGTGCTTGGCGTTTCGTTAAAGTACTCAAAGTGGTGGGATCTAGCAGTGGTTTTCGGCATGCTGCTGGCTTACAGATTTCTCTTCTTTTCCATCCTCAAGTTCAAGGAGAGAGCTGGAccaatatttcaaacattttatGTACAGAGAACCCTGAACCAACTCAAGAAGAGGCCATCATTTAGAAATCCAGCCTCATTTTCTTCTAAACGTCACCAGTCTTTCCATTCACTGTCTTCTCAAGAGGGTCTCGACTCTCATTAA